The segment GACCGGCATACTCGCCGCGATCTCGTTCAACCCGGCCCTGCAACGGCCTTTCGCGACTCCGCTGTCCCAACAGCTCGGCGCCATGTCGTTTTCCTTGTACCTCGTGCATTTTCTGGTATTGTGCAGCGCCGTATCGGCACTGCACCTGTGGCTGCTGCGCAGTGGAGTCGGCCAATTGCCGGCCGGCCTTCTGACCTTCGCCACGGGTACAGTGACCAGCCTGGCCGCCGCGCGGCTTTTCCAGCCGCTGGAAGTCGCCTCGATGCGCCTCGCCCGGCAGATCGGCGACGCCGTCAAGTCCGTCGCCGGACTGCTTGGCGGTCCGGTGCTGCGACGCGCTCCCTGAGCGCGCGTCAGAGCGTATAGTTTTCCAGGATACGGATCTGCTCGCGGGCCAGGTCGTCCAGCCGGCCGGATAATTCCGTGGTATGGCGCGACACGCCGTTCGCCTCTTCGGCCATGCCCGCCACTTGCTCGACGCGGGAGGCGATCACCTGACTTGCCGCGCCCTGCTCGCTGATCGCCTCGCTGATTTCATTGACCTGCCCCGCCGCCGCGCGCGTCGCCGCGCCGATCTCCCGGATCGCCCGATCGGCGTGGTCGGCGCGGCGCTCGCCGGTCTCGACCAGCTCCTCCACATTCTGCATCTGCCCGGTCGCCAGCCTCGCGTGCTCGCGCATCTTGGCGATCGTTCCGGTAATCTCCACCGTCGACTGCGACGTGCGCTCCGCCAGCTTGCGCACCTCATCGGCCACCACGGCGAACCCCCGTCCCTGCTCACCGGCGCGCGCCGCCTCGATCGCGGCGTTGAGCGCCAAAAGGTTGGTCTGGTCGGCGATGTCCTTGATGATCTGGACGACGCTGACCACCCGCTCGCTGTAACCCTCCATCTCGCGAATGCTGGCGGCGGCCTGCTCCACGACCTTGGCGATGCCATGAATATCGTCGATGGTTTCGGCGATGGAAGACAGCCCCGCCTCCGCCTTCACGCCGGCAAGATTGGCCGCATCGCGCGTCTCGGCGGCCCGGTCTGCCACATGCGAAATGCTCACCGACATTTCTTCGATCGCCGCCGCCATGGCCGACGAAGCCTCGTTCTGGTTTCCCGCGCTGGCCGATACCCGGCCGGAGGCTTCCGAAACATGGCCGGCCACACGGGCCACCTCGCGAGCGCCCATCAGTATGGTGCGCAGATTGGCCTGCATGCGCTCAAGCAACAGATTGAAGTCGCGCGCGGTCTGCCCGATCTCGTCATGGCGCCCGACCCGGGCCCGAACCGTCAGGTCAAGGTCATGCTCTACTCTGTGAATACTGTCTTTGAGCGCGAACAGGCCCTGCCGGATGCTGCCCGTCATGCGCCAGCCGAACAGAGCCGCGAGAAGGGCCGACACGGCGACCAGGCCGCAGAGCACATTGCGCGAACCGAGGTAATTCGCCTGATTGGCTTCGGAGACGGCGTTGGCCAGGCGGAAATTCATCTCCATGTGGGATGCCAGAGCGGTTCGCAGCTTTTCGCCGGCCGCCTCGAACGCCGGCGCGGCAACACGCAGCGACGGCCGGTCATTGGCCCGCGATGCCACAAGAAAACCTTCGCGGGCATCGCGCCACGCCTTGAGCGCGGCCAGATCCGCCGCATACAGCGTCTTGTCCAGGGCGGCGTACTCGTCCACACGGGCCTTGCCGAGCATGCGGACATCCTGCTCATCGTAACCGGAGCCGGCCTGATAGCGGGCGAAGCCTTCATCGACGATCTTGTCCAGTTCGGCGATGCGCGCCTCGACCTCATGCTTTCTGTCATCGTCGGCCGACCAGTGCCGGTAGACCGCGATGCGCAGCTGATCAATGCTGCCGATCAATTGCGACATGGTCCGGATGCTCGGATAAGTGACATTGCTGTTGTAATCGAATCGCTCCTGCGATTTGGCCAACGTCAGAATGCCGATGGTTCCGACGACGACCAGAGCGGCAATGCACAGGCTCAGCGTGCCGAAAAGACGCTGGGTCAATGTCAGGGAATGCTTCACTTTGTCATGTCTTTCCTGGAGGGGGTTTGTTATCGTATTTATTCGAACGGTACGCGCTTGACTATACAATTATGCGTTTTGCGCATTATAAAGGTTTGATTATTGCCGTACAGCGCAGTTTTGCATTTCGCTTGAAATACATCGCCCTTGCCATCAGGAACCATTCGCGATCAAGCGCTGTCTGTGTCAGCGTCATCAGCCGAATTGGACTTCATGACAATAATTTTGAAATAATGCAAACGTCATCAATCATCGTCGGCCAGACCCGGCGCCGACCCCGGAGCTTCCGCATGCGCTTTACTCCACTCTGCCTTGCCCTTGTTTTCGCCCTGGGCGCGCTTCCGGCCGCGCAGGCCGCCGACAGCGTGCCCTCCACCGCGACCATTCCGGCCGGTGCGACACGCATCGTCAGCATCGAGGGGATCACCGAATACCGCCTGCCTAACGGCTTGAAGGTACTGCTGGCTCCCGATGCTTCCAAACCCGCCACCACGGTGAACATCACCTATCTTGTTGGCAGCCGCATGGAAAACTACGGTGAAACCGGCATGGCCCACCTGCTCGAGCACCTGCTCTTCAAGGGCACGCCGGCGATGCCCGGCAAGACCCTCGTAGAGGAACTGTCCCGGCGCGGCATGAGCTTCAACGGCGCCACCTCGTTCGATCGCACCAATTACTATGAAACATTCGCCGCCGACGACGCGAACCTCGACTGGGCGTTGCGCATGGAAGCGGACCGCATGGTCAACAGTTTCATCGCCCGCAAGGATCTGGACACCGAGTTTTCGGTGGTGCGCAACGAGATGGAGGCGAACGAAAACAACCCGATGACCATCCTCACCCAGAAGATGGCATCCAGCGCCTACCAATGGCACAACTACGGCAAGAGTCCCATCGGCGCGCGCTCCGACGTGGAAAATGTCGACATCAGACGCTTGCAGGGCTTCTATCACAAGTACTACCAGCCGGATAACGCCGTGCTGACCGTCACCGGCAAATTCGACGAACAGAAAACCCTGAGCGCCATTGTCCGGTATTTCGGCGCCATCCAGCCCCTGCTCCGCCTCATCGAGCCGAGCTATACCCGGGAACCGGTGCAGGACGGCCCCCGCCAGGTCATTCTCGAGCGGGTCGGCGACACCCCGATCGTGGCCGCCATGTACCACATCGCGCCGGGCGCCCACGCCGACGCCGGCTACCTCGGTCTTCTTGCGCAAATTCTCGGCGACGAACCGAACGGCCGCCTGTACAAGGCACTGGTGGAAGGCAAGAAGGCCGCGGCGGCCGGCGCCAATCTGCTGAACCTGAAAGATCCGGGTTCGGTGTATTTTCTGGCGGTGCTGAACAAGCAGCAGTCCCTGCCCGCTGCGCGCGCGGCGCTGCTCGCCACGCTGGAGCAGATCGGCAAGAGGCCGATCACCGAAGGGGAGCTCGGGCGTGCCAAACTGGCGATCCTCAACAGCTACGACAAAATCATGACGGATCCGACCCGGTTTGGCATCGCGTTGTCCGAGAGCATCGCCAAGGGAGACTGGCGCCTGTTCTTCTGGCAACGCGACGTGATCGAGAAGGCCACGCTCGCCGATGTGAACCGCGTGGCGCGGCAGTATCTCAAGGAATCGAACCGAACGCTCGGCGAGTTCCAGCCCACCGCCAAACCCGACCGCGCGGACATTCCCGATACGCCGGACGTCACCAAGTCCCTGGAAAACTACAAGGGGCGCGCGCCCGAAGCGAGCGGCGAAGCCTTCGATGCCTCGTCCGCCAATATCGAAGCGCGCACGCGGCGCCTTACTCTGGCCAACGGCATGCAACTGGCCCTGCTCCCCAAATCCACTCGGGGCAAGACGGTTCGCGGAGATCTGGTGCTGCACATGGGAGACGAAAAAAGCCTGTTCGGCCGATCGCAGATCGCCGGCGTGACGGCGGCCATGCTGCTGCGCGGCACGGAGTCCATGACGCGCAGCCAGATCGATGACCGCCTGCAGGCGCTCAAGGCCAGCCTGTCCGTCGGCGGCGGCGCGAGCGCGGTCAACGTACATTTCGAAACCCGGCGCGAACATCTGCCGGAACTGCTGACGCTGATCAATGACATCCTGCGCCGCCCGACTTTCCCGGCCGCCGAGCTCTCCTCGCTGGTCACCGAAAGCCTCACCGGCATCGACGCGGCGCGCACCGAACCGCAGTCGCTCGCTTCCCAGGCCATGGCAAGGCACGGCAACCCCTACCCCAGAGGCGATGTACGCTACGCACCGACCTTCGATGAGAGCGCGGCGGAGCTCAAGTCCGTCAAGACCGGCGATCTGAAGGCCTTCCATCAGCGCTTTTACGGCACGCAGAATGCGCAGCTCTCGCTGGTTGGCGATTTTGACGCGACCGCCGTCGAGAAGCAGTTGCGCAGCCTGTTCGGCACCTGGAAAGCCCCGGCTTCCTTCACCCGCATTGTCCAGCCCTTCGTTCCCGAAAAGCCCGACACCCTGACCCTGGCCACGCCGGACAAGGCCAACGCGGTCTGGCTGGCCAGCCTGGCCTTCCCGCTCAGGGATTCGGCGGCGGATTTCCCCGCCTTGCTGCTGGCCACGGAAATCCTCGGAGGAGGTTCGCTCAAGAACAGGCTGATCGACCGCCTGCGCCAGAAGGAAGGCATCAGCTACGGCGCGGGCGCGAGCGTGTCCGCGGCCTCGCTGGATGACAATGGTGGCATCGAGTTTTATGCGATTTACGCACCGCAAAACCGCGCGCGCCTGGAGGCCGCCGTGAAGGAAGAACTGGAACGTTTCGTGCGCGACGGCGTCACCGATGAAGAGCTGGCCGCCGCCAAGAGCAGCATACTGAAATCACGGGCGCTGGCGCGGGCGCAGGACGGCGCGCTCGCGTCGCTGCTGGTCTCGCAACTTTACCTGAAGCGCACCATGGCGTTCAGCGAACAAAGGGAAGCGCAAATCAGCGCGGCAACGCGAAACGAGGTGAACGCGGCGATCCGCAAATACCTCGTGCCGGCCAGTCTGGTGAACATCTACGCGGGGGATTTTGCCAAGGCATCGCCGGCGAAGTGATGTTTCCGCCCTGCCACAACGCCGACTCATCAATTCGTTTGATGGGTTGGCGTTGTTTTTTGCGCTTTTCCTCCGACTGATTCGATTATTTAATACAGGCATTATCCTGATTACG is part of the Paludibacterium paludis genome and harbors:
- a CDS encoding methyl-accepting chemotaxis protein, translating into MKHSLTLTQRLFGTLSLCIAALVVVGTIGILTLAKSQERFDYNSNVTYPSIRTMSQLIGSIDQLRIAVYRHWSADDDRKHEVEARIAELDKIVDEGFARYQAGSGYDEQDVRMLGKARVDEYAALDKTLYAADLAALKAWRDAREGFLVASRANDRPSLRVAAPAFEAAGEKLRTALASHMEMNFRLANAVSEANQANYLGSRNVLCGLVAVSALLAALFGWRMTGSIRQGLFALKDSIHRVEHDLDLTVRARVGRHDEIGQTARDFNLLLERMQANLRTILMGAREVARVAGHVSEASGRVSASAGNQNEASSAMAAAIEEMSVSISHVADRAAETRDAANLAGVKAEAGLSSIAETIDDIHGIAKVVEQAAASIREMEGYSERVVSVVQIIKDIADQTNLLALNAAIEAARAGEQGRGFAVVADEVRKLAERTSQSTVEITGTIAKMREHARLATGQMQNVEELVETGERRADHADRAIREIGAATRAAAGQVNEISEAISEQGAASQVIASRVEQVAGMAEEANGVSRHTTELSGRLDDLAREQIRILENYTL
- a CDS encoding M16 family metallopeptidase, whose product is MRFTPLCLALVFALGALPAAQAADSVPSTATIPAGATRIVSIEGITEYRLPNGLKVLLAPDASKPATTVNITYLVGSRMENYGETGMAHLLEHLLFKGTPAMPGKTLVEELSRRGMSFNGATSFDRTNYYETFAADDANLDWALRMEADRMVNSFIARKDLDTEFSVVRNEMEANENNPMTILTQKMASSAYQWHNYGKSPIGARSDVENVDIRRLQGFYHKYYQPDNAVLTVTGKFDEQKTLSAIVRYFGAIQPLLRLIEPSYTREPVQDGPRQVILERVGDTPIVAAMYHIAPGAHADAGYLGLLAQILGDEPNGRLYKALVEGKKAAAAGANLLNLKDPGSVYFLAVLNKQQSLPAARAALLATLEQIGKRPITEGELGRAKLAILNSYDKIMTDPTRFGIALSESIAKGDWRLFFWQRDVIEKATLADVNRVARQYLKESNRTLGEFQPTAKPDRADIPDTPDVTKSLENYKGRAPEASGEAFDASSANIEARTRRLTLANGMQLALLPKSTRGKTVRGDLVLHMGDEKSLFGRSQIAGVTAAMLLRGTESMTRSQIDDRLQALKASLSVGGGASAVNVHFETRREHLPELLTLINDILRRPTFPAAELSSLVTESLTGIDAARTEPQSLASQAMARHGNPYPRGDVRYAPTFDESAAELKSVKTGDLKAFHQRFYGTQNAQLSLVGDFDATAVEKQLRSLFGTWKAPASFTRIVQPFVPEKPDTLTLATPDKANAVWLASLAFPLRDSAADFPALLLATEILGGGSLKNRLIDRLRQKEGISYGAGASVSAASLDDNGGIEFYAIYAPQNRARLEAAVKEELERFVRDGVTDEELAAAKSSILKSRALARAQDGALASLLVSQLYLKRTMAFSEQREAQISAATRNEVNAAIRKYLVPASLVNIYAGDFAKASPAK